The region AAGGCTTGCCACGGCTGTTCAGCGCCGTGGGCCTCGCACGCGAAACGCTGCATCAGGAAGCGCCAGAACTCGCCAGGCGGGCCGATCACGTCATCATCGACGGGCCGCCGCGCATCGCCGCCTTGGCGCGCTCCGCGCTGCTGGCGGCCGAGCGCGTGCTGATCCCGGTGCAGCCCAGCCCCTACGACCTCTGGGCCAGCTCGGAAATGGTTTCGCTGATCCGCGAGGCGCAGGTGTTCCGGCCGCTGCTCCGCGCGGCCTTCGTCATCAACCGGCGCGTCAGCACCACCATCATCGGGCGCGAGGCGCGGCAATCGCTCGCCGAACAGCCGCTGCCCGCGCTGCGCTCGGAGGTGCATCAGCGCATCGTCTTCGCCGACAGCGTGGCCGCTGGCCGGCTCGCACGCGAGACAGCGCCCGACAGTGCCGCCGCCCGCGAAATCACCGCCCTGGTGGACGAACTGCTGCGGTGGCCGACATGACAGCGCAGCAGCCACCCAACAGCAAACGCACGGGCAAGCGCGTCGGCATCGGCGCACGTCCGCCCGCGAATCCGCACGCCGAGGCGTGGATTCGTCAGGGCGATGCCGACGCGCTGGGCAAAGGCGACCTCTACACGGCCCGCCTCACGCTCGACATCACGCCCGCCATGCGGGCGCGCATCAAGGTGTCGGCCTTCACGCAAGGCGTGACCGTGGCCGACCTGCTGCGCGGCCTGCTGGAGCGGGAGTTTCCGCCGGAG is a window of Janthinobacterium sp. J1-1 DNA encoding:
- the parA gene encoding ParA family partition ATPase; protein product: MILALLNQKGGVGKTTLATHIAGELAMRGQHVVLLDADPQGSSLDWTQRRSQQGLPRLFSAVGLARETLHQEAPELARRADHVIIDGPPRIAALARSALLAAERVLIPVQPSPYDLWASSEMVSLIREAQVFRPLLRAAFVINRRVSTTIIGREARQSLAEQPLPALRSEVHQRIVFADSVAAGRLARETAPDSAAAREITALVDELLRWPT